Proteins from a genomic interval of Vespula pensylvanica isolate Volc-1 chromosome 22, ASM1446617v1, whole genome shotgun sequence:
- the LOC122636431 gene encoding protein crumbs isoform X2 → MQARYVVAVLTSLLAITHEAPQDVRRKDAEEHPREAYFNGSAFLKLNSFVSVHRHSGLSFRTCEGGRLFVQRYKDDSISLEVTHDGLLFVAIVDQQVHEARLNARLLNNAWHNVNLFFRLGNLTLSTAGHTQVIANATYNAAILTLPDYNVNDSLIVGESFRGCILQGPGILFNESINNGAIFGPCPSDNRGCGPNGLGSGIASATASTMDVCRNEPCMMHGKCVSRQDRYECHCYARYSGNNCQIDNGPPCLNSPCRNGGICIEDKKGDFTCNCQPGYTGASCESQLGVRLCEESPCKNNGICLALADNEYKCECLPGWTGKNCETNINECLSYPCKHGGRCIDGINNYTCICDRTGYEGSNCQIDIDECLAKPCLNNGICYDNYGGYICHCPAGFEGQNCELNLNECLSNPCANGGECIDDVGSYHCVCPAGYTGRHCDSRSVCEIDSCPSNSICIRDSHGEQCVCNPGYMGIPPNCTINYCASNPCINGGTCTSNRDGYNCTCTPEWKGATCSTSVSDWCTICHNGGTCIETVFGIMCQCPRFWTGTQCKEQITCRNLPCKQASACHDYPGGYYCTCEPGWTGPECSIDMDECSSDPCRNGGICIDQLNSYYCQCLAGYTGKNCQINVDECLSQPCQNGGTCIDRINEYTCNCTKDFMGQNCEREFDACSLNPCQNNGSCTLISRSRRDFVCECPRGFEGKICDVNVDDCVDVICPDNKICVDGIGSYECKCREGYRDPNCTLIVYHCAGKPCNNGTCIDLGDNGFECKCHPGFQGSFCDQDVNECEIQGNSLCNNGICLNTEGSYKCFCIPGFSGDHCDIDIDECLGGPCLNNATCIDRINTFECKCPPGYSGKICDTDVNECESDPCLNGATCIDEVAAYTCNCAPGFRGTNCEINIDDCEPLPCFNYGRCMDGVNDYTCDCTDTGFEGSRCEKNIDDCLSAPCVNDAICIDDIKNYKCQCYSGYTGKNCEIDINECESSPCQFNGTCLERSNKELYKSEAFNLPSIFTQDFSYANASGYECLCVQGVTGKNCEVNINECESNPCQAGSCVDRIGGFTCECDEGYEGDHCQHDIDECKRYTPCVHGVCTDGRADYFCTCEPEYGGKNCSVELTGCLGNACQNGGTCWPYLIDEKIHKFNCTCPNGFHGEICNYVTTMSLSGSSYVLVNTTREEGYDIQFRFRTTLPNGLLAIGKGLTFYILELVNGKLNLHSSLLNKWEGVFIGSGLNDSSWQKVFVAINTTHLVLSANEEQTIYPISLNEGSNSNHTSFPMTYVGGTTNYLRRLTHGPSFFIGCTEDVVINGEWVYSGTTSKTVYMEGIEPGCPREAQCSPNPCKNGGHCTDGWRDFSCKCERPYLGHTCQYNMTAATFGFENITNGYVTVKVSDMARKAVRSIVDISMFIRTRQDRGDIFYLGSEPAPQMDSKSQDKTYIAAQLEGGELLVRIQFNGTEAYTVGGVKLNDGNNHLIQVIRNVTLVQVKINGTEYFRKTISASGQLNVTVLYLGGLPQASRYIRQVDSRQMEIQQVPQINFKGIIQDVQISNGNEIMVVEFFPLKAKDIPTPTQFGNVTFDHDKVLEGVLSDNVCISNPCNHSGTCHVTWNDFWCQCPRGYTGKTCQEMEFCQLQDCPAGSKCQNLDDGYECIANATFDGVSTSFTYVYDQMEMEERNESDSTIDTIRITYRSNTGGTLMHMAPRIGDQHFTVSVYKDKITVSWRLDDQNRGILSFGKNEPDGNWTSIILRLNNNSMECTYANTNDENAPQVSPNFNFALWYELLITGTVTLGGLSNTLSNRHTYVTLDNNQATNRQAIKQNTVDLSDYVLTTTTPPHHMVSGEVFKGCLGEVRIGSMLLHYFTYEEVYQNANFTPFEYLSLQNHNSSNNIGCQLCFDIDCMNDGYCRNKANSYVCECPAGYAEDDCSANIDECIDNKCQNNATCVDGIATYTCICNSGWQGRLCDSDINECVTLSPCQHDGVCVNKPGSFRCECPDQFVGELCENFRLITCQSEPCKNGSTCTDIVNSKTGDNYTCTCMTGFEGTQCDLPYCQVQKCQNGGTCDLLHQAPQCMCLVGYTGLYCEINIDDCAPDADGNVPCKNDGKCYDEVNEFTCDCLGTGYTGPDCSIDVDECQDPLTDCGYGKCENLLGTYQCICNPGYCGYNCRMGDSCRENYCQNGGTCECRSNGEYQCLCTPEYTGKNCTESGQLGSQAFNIAIIVAPIVGCLFLIAASSLIALFMMARKKRATRGTYSPSAQEFSNPRVEMDNVMKPPPEERLI, encoded by the exons ATGCAGGCACGATACGTCGTCGCAG TATTAACCAGCCTATTGGCGATCACACACGAAGCACCACAGGACGTACGTCGAAAGGATGCCGAAGAGCATCCACGGGAGGCCTATTTCAATGGATCAGCCTTTCTGAAGTTAAACTCCTTCGTATCTGTGCACAGGCATAGCGGTTTGAGTTTTCGAACCTGTGAAGGTGGGAGGCTCTTTGTTCAAAGGTACAAAGACGACTCCATAAGTCTCGAGGTCACGCACGATGGACTTCTCTTCGTTGCAATCGTAGATCAGCAAGTCCACGAAGCAAGACTCAACGCTAGATTACTAAACAACGCCTGGCATAATGTCAATCTCTTCTTCAGACTTGGAAATCTTACTTTGAGTACAGCTGGTCATACACAG GTTATCGCAAATGCCACATACAATGCTGCCATTTTAACTCTGCCGGATTACAACGTTAACGACTCACTGATAGTTGGTGAAAGTTTTAGAGGATGCATTCTTCAGGGTCCTGGAATACTTTTTAACGAATCTATTAACAATGGAGCTATATTCGGACCCTGTCCTTCGGACAACAGAGGAT GTGGTCCAAATGGCCTTGGAAGTGGCATAGCATCGGCTACAGCTTCCACCATGGATGTCTGCCGCAACGAACCATGCATGATGCATGGTAAATGCGTGTCACGGCAGGACCGTTACGAGTGTCACTGTTACGCGCGATATTCCGGCAACAACTGTCAAATCGATAATG GTCCACCATGCTTGAATAGTCCGTGCCGAAACGGTGGAATTTGcatcgaagataaaaagggTGACTTTACTTGCAACTGTCAGCCCGGATACACAGGTGCATCTTGCGAGTCGCAATTGGGTGTACGACTTTGCGAGGAAAGTCCTTGCAAAAATAACGGCATTTGTTTGGCACTCGCGGACAACGAGTACAAATGTGAATGCTTGCCAGGATGGACAGGAAAAAATTGTGAGACCAACATTAACGAATGTTTGTCTTATCCCTGCAAACATGGGGGCCGTTGCATAGATGGGATCAATAACTACACGTGCATATGCGATAGAACAGG ATATGAAGGATCAAATTGCCAGATAGATATCGACGAATGCTTGGCGAAACCGTGTCTTAACAATGGCATATGTTACGATAATTACGGTGGTTATATATGTCACTGTCCGGCCGGTTTCGAGGGTCAGAATTGTGAGTTGAACCTGAACGAGTGTCTGTCGAATCCATGTGCGAACGGAGGCGAATGCATAGACGACGTTGGCTCTTATCACTGCGTGTGCCCAGCCGGTTACACTGGTCGTCATTGTGATTCGAGAAGTGTCTGTGAAATTGATTCATGTCCATCAAACAGTATCTGCATCAGGGATTCTCACGGAGAACAGTGCGTTTGCAATCCTGGATATATGGGCATTCCACCAAACTGTACTATCAACTATTGTGCTAGTAATCCTTGCATTAATGGTGGTACCTGTACTAGTAACAGAGATGGATATAATTGTACCTGTACACCTGAATGGAAAG GTGCAACGTGTTCGACATCAGTTTCGGATTGGTGCACAATATGTCACAATGGTGGTACATGCATTGAAACAGTCTTTGGCATCATGTGCCAATGTCCACGATTTTGGACGGGAACACAGTGTAAGGAACAGATTACCTGTCGTAATCTACCTTGCAAACAGGCTTCTGCTTGCCACGATTAT CCTGGAGGCTATTATTGCACCTGCGAACCAGGATGGACAGGACCAGAGTGTTCCATTGATATGGATGAATGCTCTAGCGATCCTTGCCGAAATGGTGGTATTTGCATCGATCAGCTCAACAGTTATTACTGCCAATGTTTGGCTGGTTATACTG gAAAGAACTGTCAAATCAACGTGGACGAATGTCTCTCTCAACCCTGTCAAAATGGTGGCACATGCATCGATCGTATTAACGAATACACGTGTAATTGTACGAAAGATTTCATGGGTCAAAATTGTGAACGAGAATTCGACGCGTGTTCCTTGAATCCATGTCAAAATAATGGAAGTTGTACTCTGATATCAAGATCAAGACGAGATTTCGTTTGCGAATGTCCAAGAGGATTCGAAGGTAAAATCTGTGACGTAAACGTTGATGATTGCGTGGACGTGATATGTCCAGATAATAAGATATGCGTCGACGGTATCGGCAGTTATGAGTGCAAATGCCGCGAAGGGTACAGAGATCCAAATTGCACTCTTATCGTTTATCATTGTGCCGGAAAGCCGTGTAACAATGGCACCTGTATCGATCTAGGTGACAACGGATTCGAATGCAAGTGTCACCCTGGTTTTCAAG GTTCATTCTGTGATCAAGACGTCAATGAATGCGAGATTCAAGGTAACTCTTTGTGTAACAACGGTATATGCTTAAATACCGAAGGAAGTTACAAATGTTTCTGCATACCTGGTTTCTCTGGTGATCATTGTGACATCGATATTGATGAGTGTCTTGGTGGGCCCTGTTTGAATAATGCTACTTGCATCGATCGAATCAATACGTTCGAATGTAAATGTCCACCTGGTTATTCCGGGAAGATATGCGACACGGATGTTAACGAATGCGAGAGTGATCCTTGCTTGAATGGTGCGACCTGTATAGACGAAGTCGCAGCTTACACTTGTAATTGCGCACCTGGATTTCGTGGAACTAATTGTGAGATTAATATCGATGATTGCGAACCACTGCCATGTTTCAATTACGGTAGATGCATGGATGGCGTAAATGATTATACGTGTGATTGTACCGATACTGGTTTCGAAGGATCGAGATGTGAAAAAAACATAGACGATTGTTTGTCCGCTCCGTGTGTCAACGATGCCATTTGCATCGACGATATAAAGAATTACAAATGCCAATGTTATTCTGGTTACACCGGCAAAAACTGTGAAATAGATATAAACGAATGCGAAAGCTCACCCTGCCAATTTAACGGTACTTGCCTCGAGAGatcaaataaagaattatacaAAAGCGAGGCCTTCAATTTACCCTCTATATTTACGCAAGATTTCAGTTATGCTAATGCAAGCGG ATACGAATGTTTATGCGTCCAAGGAGTAACGGGTAAAAATTGCGAAGTGAATATAAACGAGTGCGAAAGCAATCCTTGTCAAGCCGGTAGCTGCGTCGATCGCATTGGTGGATTCACTTGTGAATGTGACGAAGGTTACGAAGGTGATCACTGTCAGCATGACATCGACGAATGCAAAAGATACACCCCTTGCGTCCACGGTGTCTGTACCGATGGTAGAGCTGACTATTTCTGCACTTGCGAACCCGAATACGGTGGAAAGAATTGCTCCGTTGAGTTAACAGGTTGTTTGGGTAATGCTTGTCAGAACGGCGGTACTTGTTGGCCGTAtctaatcgatgaaaaaattcataaattcaaCTGCACCTGTCCAAACGGCTTCCACGgtgaaatatgtaattat GTGACCACCATGTCATTGAGTGGTAGTTCGTATGTTCTGGTGAACACGACTCGCGAGGAAGGATACGACATTCAATTTCGTTTTCGAACTACGCTACCAAATGGTTTATTGGCCATTGGAAAGGGTTTAACCTTTTACATTCTTGAACTCGTAAATGGCAAACTCAATTTACATTCGAGCCTTTTGAATAAGTGGGAAGGCGTCTTCATTGGTAGCGGGTTAAACGATTCTTCGTGGCAAAAAGTTTTCGTAGCCATCAATACCACACATTTGGTTTTATCAGCAAACGAAGAGCAAACGATATATCCTATCAGTCTCAACGAAGGATCTAACTCTAATCACACATCTTTCCCGATGACGTACGTCGGTGGTACTACTAACTATCTCCGAAGACTTACGCATGGCCCGTCTTTCTTTATAGGCTGTACCGAGGACGTCGTTATTAATGGAGAATGG gtATATTCAGGAACAACATCTAAAACGGTTTATATGGAAGGTATCGAACCTGGGTGTCCACGTGAAGCACAATGTTCACCAAATCCTTGTAAGAACGGAGGCCATTGTACCGACGGTTGGCGGGATTTCTCTTGCAAATGCGAACGTCCGTATTTAGGTCACACATGCCAATACAATATGACGGCTGCCACATTTGGTTTTGAGAACATCACTAATGGTTACGTCACAGTTAAAGTATCTGATATGGCGAGGAAAGCAGTTAGATCGATCGTAgatatttcaatgtttataCGGACGAGGCAAGATAGAGGCGACATATTCTATTTAGGATCTGAACCGGCTCCACAAATGGACTCAAAGTCTCAAGACAAGACGTATATCGCAGCGCAATTAGAAGGAGGAGAATTACTCGTTAGAATCCAATTTAATGGTACCGAGGCATATACGGTAGGTGGTGTTAAATTAAACGATGGAAACAACCATCTGATTCAAGTTATCAGGAATGTGACGTTGGTCCAAGTGAAAATCAACGGCACCGAATACTTTCGCAAAACAATTAGCGCTTCAGGACAATTAAACGTTACTGTACTTTATTTGGGTGGTTTACCGCAAGCATCGAGATATATACGACAAGTCGACAGTCGTCAAATGGAAATTCAACAAGTACcgcaaataaatttcaaaggaATAATACAAGATGTACAAATATCTAATGGCAACGAGATCATGGTCGTGGAATTCTTCCCTTTAAAg GCAAAAGATATACCGACACCGACGCAATTCGGCAACGTAACCTTCGACCATGACAAAGTTTTGGAAGGCGTTTTATCCGACAACGTGTGTATCAGTAATCCCTGTAACCACAGTGGTACCTGCCACGTTACGTGGAATGATTTCTGGTGCCAGTGTCCACGAGGTTATACCGGCAAAACTTGCCAAGAAATGGAATTTTGCCAACTGCAAGATTGTCCAGCTGGTTCCAAATGTCAAAATCTCGACGACGGTTATGAGTGTATCGCTAATGCGACATTCGATGGCGTTAGTACGTCGTTCACTTACGTTTACGATCAAAtggaaatggaagaaagaaatgagtcCGACTCTACTATCGATACTATCCGAATaacgtatcgatcgaatacTGGTGGCACTTTGATGCACATGGCACCTCGCATAGGTGATCAACATTTTACCGTGTCCGTTTACAAAGATAAAATCACAGTTTCCTGGCGACTGGATGATCAGAATCGCGGTATCCTCAGTTTCGGTAAGAACGAACCCGACGGAAACTGGACATCCATAATACTACGGCTAAATAACAATTCCATGGAGTGCACTTATGCAAACACGAACGACGAAAACGCGCCGCAAGTTAGTCCGAATTTCAACTTTGCACTATGGTACGAATTGTTGATCACCGGTACGGTCACTCTAGGTGGATTAAGTAATACTCTCTCTAATCGACATACTTACGTTACTCTCGATAATAATCAAGCTACGAACAGGCAAGCTATTAAACAAAATACTGTTGATCTCAGTGATTACGttcttactactactacaccaCCACATCATATGGTATCAG GAGAAGTATTTAAAGGTTGCCTCGGCGAAGTAAGAATTGGCAGCATGTTATTGCATTATTTTACTTACGAAGAGGTATATCAAAACGCTAACTTTACGCCATTTGAATATCTATCTCTACAAAATCACAACTCGAGTAATAATATCGGTTGTCAATTATGTTTCGATATTGATTGTATGAATGACGGTTATTGTCGTAACAAAGCCAATAGCTACGTATGCGAATGTCCAGCGGGCTATGCCGAAGATGATTGTTCTGCCAATATCGATGAGTGTATCGACAATAAATGCCAAAATAATGCGACTTGCGTCGATGGTATTGCTACTTATACCTGTATTTGTAACAGTGGCTGGCAAGGACGGCT atgcGACAGCGATATTAACGAGTGTGTGACTCTCAGTCCGTGCCAGCATGACGGTGTTTGCGTTAACAAACCTGGATCTTTTCGTTGCGAATGTCCCGATCAATTTGTCGGCGAGCTTTGCGAAAATTTTCGACTGATTACGTGTCAAAGCGAACCTTGCAAAAACGGTTCCACATGTACGGACATTGTAAATTCAAAAACGGGAGATAATTACACTTGTACTTGTATGACTGGTTTCGAAGGCACTCAATGCGACTTACCTTATTGTCAAGTTCAAAAGTGTCAAAATGGTGGCACATGTGACCTCTTACATCAG gcCCCTCAATGTATGTGTCTGGTCGGTTACACGGGACTTTATTGTGAGATAAATATAGACGATTGTGCACCAGATGCGGATGGTAATGTGCCGTGCAAAAATGACGGTAAATGTTACGACGAAGTGAACGAATTTACCTGCGATTGCTTAGGCACTGGCTATACAGGACCAGATTGTTCCATAGACGTGGACGAATGTCAGGATCCGTTAACTGACTGTGGATACGGAAAGTGTGAAAACTTGCTTGGTACTTATCAATGTATTTGTAACCCTGGATACTGTGGATATAACTGTAGAATGGGTGATTCTTGTAGAGAA aATTACTGCCAAAACGGAGGGACGTGTGAATGCAGAAGTAACGGCGAATATCAATGTCTGTGTACACCAGAGTATACTGGAAAAAATTGTACagag TCTGGACAACTTGGAAGTCAAGCATTCAATATTGCTATTATCGTAGCACCTATTGTTGGTTGTTTATTTCTCATCGCGGCAAGTTCATTAATAGCCTTATTTATGATGGCTAGAAAGAAACGTGCTACTCGTGGCACGTACAGCCCAAGCGCTCAAGAATTTAGCAATCCGCGAGTAGAAATGGACAACGTGATGAAACCTCCACCAGAAGAAAGACTGATTTGA